The Engystomops pustulosus chromosome 1, aEngPut4.maternal, whole genome shotgun sequence genome has a window encoding:
- the LOC140070131 gene encoding proteinase-activated receptor 1-like: MAIVMFLLKIKIKLPTMVYMLNLAAADVLFVVVLPFNIVYRFSGNNWQIGEGMCRVVIGAFYCNMYCSILLMTSMSVDRYMAVVFPIHSRTWRTKKRAWLVCVFIWLISIASIIPLLLTKQTLYIKALDITTCHDLMELKDQQNFYMYYFTTFSSIFFFFPLIITIFCYFEIIKTLSNSSVNTDNSSKKRRAIIITIIVLCVFIVCFGPTNIIFLMHYLHFLKGESESLYFAYLLCACISSISSCLDPLIYYYASSSCRKYLYSLLCCTTPDKHQTKPGPKAISTESSFT; encoded by the coding sequence ATGGCAATTGTAATGTTTCTACTGAAGATAAAGATCAAGCTGCCAACAATGGTCTATATGCTGAACCTGGCGGCAGCAGATGTGCTCTTTGTTGTTGTGTTGCCTTTCAACATTGTCTACAGATTTTCCGGAAACAACTGGCAGATTGGAGAAGGGATGTGCAGGGTGGTCATTGGGGCTTTTTACTGTAACATGTACTGCTCCATCCTGCTCATGACAAGTATGAGTGTGGACAGATACATGGCCGTGGTGTTTCCAATACACTCTCGTACCTGGCGCACAAAGAAGCGAGCATGGCTGGTGTGTGTCTTCATCTGGCTCATATCCATAGCGAGCATCATCCCTCTTCTTCTTACCAAGCAAACGCTTTACATTAAAGCATTGGACATTACAACCTGCCATGACCTGATGGAATTAAAAGACCAACAGAACTTCTACATGTATTATTTCACCacattttcttccattttcttcTTCTTTCCACTAATAATTACAATCTTCTGTTATTTTGAAATTATCAAAACCCTGAGTAATAGCTCTGTGAACACAGACAATTCCTCGAAGAAGAGAAGGGCCATTATCATAACCATTATAGTCCTTTGTGTGTTCATTGTTTGCTTTGGTCCCACAAACATCATCTTCCTGATGCATTATCTGCACTTCCTTAAAGGCGAATCGGAGTCTCTGTACTTTGCGTATCTTCTGTGTGCCTGTATCAGCAGTATCAGTAGTTGTCTTGATCCATTGATTTATTACTATGCATCATCAAGTTGTCGGaaatatttatatagtttattatgCTGTACCACACCTGATAAACATCAAACCAAGCCGGGACCCAAAGCAATAAGTACTGAAAGTTCTTTCACTTAG